Proteins encoded within one genomic window of Bacillus sp. 1NLA3E:
- the fabI gene encoding enoyl-ACP reductase FabI produces the protein MSLSLSGKTYVVMGVANKRSIAWGIARSLHEAGARLIFTYAGERFEKGVRELADTLEGANSLLLSCDVTADEEIAKCFASIKEQVGTIHGVAHCIAYANKEELEGDYMNTTREGFLLAHNISAYSLTAVAKEAKGLMTEGGSIVTLTYLGGERVLPNYNVMGVAKASLDASVRYLASDLGKNGIRVNSISAGPIRTLSAKGIGDFNLILNHIEERAPLRRATSPEEVGDTAVFLFSNMSRGITGENIHVDSGYHIVAL, from the coding sequence ATGTCTCTTTCTTTATCCGGTAAAACGTATGTAGTTATGGGAGTGGCTAACAAAAGAAGTATTGCCTGGGGGATCGCTCGTTCTTTACATGAAGCGGGAGCCAGATTAATTTTTACATATGCAGGCGAAAGATTTGAAAAAGGTGTAAGAGAATTAGCTGATACTCTTGAAGGGGCTAATTCACTGCTTTTATCATGTGATGTAACGGCTGATGAAGAAATTGCAAAATGCTTTGCGTCGATAAAAGAACAAGTCGGTACCATTCATGGTGTGGCTCATTGTATCGCTTATGCTAACAAGGAAGAGCTCGAGGGTGACTATATGAACACCACTCGGGAAGGGTTCCTATTAGCTCATAACATCAGCGCTTATTCATTAACTGCTGTTGCTAAAGAAGCAAAAGGCTTAATGACTGAGGGCGGAAGTATTGTCACTCTTACTTATCTTGGTGGAGAGCGAGTATTGCCAAACTATAATGTTATGGGAGTTGCGAAAGCGTCTCTTGATGCAAGTGTCCGTTATTTAGCAAGTGATTTAGGGAAAAATGGAATCCGAGTCAATTCGATTTCCGCTGGACCAATCCGCACGCTTTCTGCTAAAGGAATTGGTGACTTTAACTTGATCTTAAATCATATTGAAGAGCGTGCACCACTTCGCCGGGCAACATCTCCTGAAGAAGTTGGAGATACTGCGGTATTCTTATTCAGTAACATGTCACGCGGGATTACTGGCGAAAACATCCATGTAGATTCCGGTTACCATATTGTCGCTTTATAA
- a CDS encoding monovalent cation:proton antiporter family protein — MENQASFISLFIVIIFAFLTPIMQHRLKLIIIPVVVAEILIGLIIGKSGFNIVHEDMWLETLSTLGFIFLMFLSGLEIDFTAFSGKKARVILPSGKKEPNSFLVASIIFIGIFIVSFVLSYLFVIAGFIKNAFLMTLIISTISLGVVVPTLKEAHLMKTVIGQIILLVAVIADLVTMILLAVFASIYDSGKGNTWLLLVLFGAGVVLFFIGKRFKNNKLLEKMSKGTTQIGTRAVFALIIFLVALSETVGAENILGAFLAGVLVSLLSPNQEMVHKLDSFGYGFLIPIFFVMVGVKLNLWLLLGDPKMLLMVPLLLLALLFSKIIPVLFLKFWYDTRTLMASGFLLTSTLSLVIAAATIGERLGAITSEMSGTLILVAVITAIFTPMVFKKLFPKEAVQRKKIKVSFIGANQLTLQVSRELESSLYAPVLYHTMQEKGASRQIADSLFEIIEIDDYSLETLAKTDIFQSDTVVILTSDQGTNATLAKALKQTGINRVIASIQSPNVQEELKDFEIEFFSVLLAQQTLLRATIESPSVMKILTNQDTSLYEISMLNEEFAGIELRMFPFTGDVIFVRIFRGKDSLVPHGDTELQINDHLVVTGSKKYVDQLKRELEFCE; from the coding sequence CGCTTGAAGCTAATCATCATTCCAGTCGTGGTTGCAGAGATTTTGATTGGTTTAATAATTGGGAAGAGTGGCTTCAATATTGTTCACGAGGATATGTGGCTTGAAACTTTATCAACGCTTGGCTTTATATTTTTAATGTTCCTAAGTGGTCTGGAGATTGATTTCACGGCTTTTTCAGGTAAGAAGGCACGCGTTATCCTTCCTAGTGGAAAAAAGGAACCAAATAGTTTTTTGGTGGCCTCTATCATCTTTATCGGAATTTTTATTGTTTCATTTGTTTTATCTTATCTCTTTGTAATAGCCGGATTTATTAAAAATGCCTTTTTAATGACATTAATAATTTCAACGATCTCATTAGGTGTTGTCGTTCCAACGCTAAAAGAAGCCCATCTTATGAAAACGGTAATTGGACAGATAATCCTTCTAGTCGCGGTAATCGCTGATTTAGTTACGATGATATTGCTTGCGGTGTTTGCATCTATTTATGATAGTGGTAAGGGCAATACATGGTTGTTGCTTGTATTATTCGGAGCTGGAGTTGTTCTCTTTTTTATTGGGAAAAGATTTAAAAATAATAAGCTTCTTGAGAAGATGTCGAAGGGAACAACACAGATTGGTACCCGTGCAGTTTTCGCACTGATTATTTTTTTGGTGGCACTCTCTGAAACAGTTGGAGCAGAAAATATTCTCGGAGCCTTTCTTGCGGGAGTACTTGTTTCTTTACTATCGCCTAACCAGGAAATGGTTCATAAACTAGATTCGTTTGGCTATGGATTTTTAATTCCTATTTTCTTTGTAATGGTTGGAGTAAAGCTGAATCTTTGGTTATTGCTGGGTGACCCAAAAATGCTTTTAATGGTTCCTTTACTCCTATTAGCTTTGTTATTTTCAAAGATTATCCCGGTGCTTTTTTTAAAGTTTTGGTACGATACCAGAACTTTAATGGCTTCAGGTTTTCTATTAACTTCCACGCTTTCCTTAGTGATTGCAGCCGCTACAATTGGCGAGAGATTGGGAGCAATCACGTCTGAAATGAGTGGTACCTTAATTTTAGTAGCCGTGATAACAGCCATTTTCACTCCAATGGTTTTTAAAAAATTGTTTCCAAAGGAAGCGGTACAAAGGAAAAAAATTAAAGTAAGCTTTATCGGTGCAAACCAATTAACACTTCAAGTATCAAGGGAACTTGAATCCTCCTTATATGCTCCAGTTTTGTATCACACAATGCAAGAGAAGGGTGCAAGTAGGCAAATTGCAGATTCTTTATTTGAAATCATTGAGATTGATGACTATTCCTTGGAGACATTAGCCAAAACTGATATTTTTCAGTCTGATACGGTTGTGATTTTAACAAGTGATCAAGGAACAAACGCCACCTTGGCAAAAGCATTGAAGCAAACAGGAATCAACCGCGTTATTGCTAGCATTCAAAGCCCTAATGTGCAGGAAGAATTAAAAGACTTCGAGATTGAATTCTTTTCGGTATTGCTTGCACAACAAACCCTGTTACGGGCAACAATAGAATCGCCAAGTGTCATGAAAATCCTTACAAACCAAGATACCTCTTTATACGAAATTTCGATGTTAAATGAGGAGTTTGCTGGTATAGAGCTCAGAATGTTCCCATTTACCGGGGATGTTATTTTCGTTCGTATTTTCCGTGGGAAGGATTCTTTAGTTCCACACGGTGATACCGAACTTCAAATTAATGATCATCTGGTTGTAACAGGCTCTAAGAAGTATGTTGATCAACTTAAGCGTGAGCTAGAGTTTTGTGAATAG